A genome region from Cucumis sativus cultivar 9930 chromosome 4, Cucumber_9930_V3, whole genome shotgun sequence includes the following:
- the LOC116403488 gene encoding mediator of DNA damage checkpoint protein 1-like yields the protein MWLQACQCALAHNFYYILLLKLQVNCKLLRAWIFSSSWLKESYREGRFVDELPYILNDDDYISKYRASLKATVLRAKACPGALFEGYNVCISAHAQPPPKTLSLILKSAGGNVSSLLLYKSRVLGLVLYITYTTTIIWLSSHLMKM from the exons ATGTGGCTTCAAGCGTGTCAGTGTGCTCTTGCtcataatttttactatatcttgttactaaaattgcaagttaattgcaaattacTCAGAGCTTGGATTTTCTCCTCCAGTTGGTTAAAGGAAAGCTACCGGGAAGGTAGATTTGTTG ACGAGTTGCCTTACATACTAAATGATGATGACTACATATCGAAGTATCGAGCCAGCCTAAAAGCTACAGTTCTCAGGGCAAAAGCATGTCCTGGAGCTTTATTTGAAGGGTATAATGTTTGCATATCAGCTCACGCTCAACCACCACCTAAAACTCTATCCTTGATACTCAAGTCAGCCGGTGGAAATGTAAGTTCTCTGTTATTGTACAAATCTCGAGTACTAGGTTTGGTTctctatattacatatacaacCACTATAATATGGCTATCCTCCCATCTAATGAAGATGTGA